The following is a genomic window from Myxocyprinus asiaticus isolate MX2 ecotype Aquarium Trade chromosome 38, UBuf_Myxa_2, whole genome shotgun sequence.
aataaaggATTGTGTGTTTGTATTACGACTGCTGTGTGCTCCTCTCTGCCCCGAATTATACTGGTTAAGTTTATACACATTTAATTATTGCTATTAATGTTTGAACGAACAAATTGTATGTTTGCGGTAATTTCGATATCAAACAAGTACACAATCACAAAAATGTTGTATTGCTTGTATGCTGGCCAGAAATAGGCTCCTTTTTATGTTACTGATATGgtgtataataattttacagGGGCAAGGTGGCAACAAGTTCAACACATTGAAGAGGATATAGGCCTACCTCTGTCCCTCACAGCTGCTTTTCTTATGactgtcaaattaaaaatggTGCTACTCTGAATAACATGTTCTGCTTGGCTCGTAAGAATTTACTAACCAATATAATTATGTAACATAAGCTTGTTCAGTAACCACACCAGCAGCACTAAAGCACGGTGTCACTGTTACATAACACAGGGTTCCCACTATTTTCAACCAATGAATTTCCCATGACTTGAAAGGTAATTTCCATGCCCAAAAATTTAGCCTTTCATTCTGAAAATTGCACCGATATCTAAAtcgcaaatttgtaaaaaaacaaaacaaaaacacaacattgCTTTATGAAagttcaactgaaaacatttaatcCATACAACATATTGTGTGAATCCTAAAATGGGTGGGGATTAGCAGCAACATCGTTGTCTCTAATTGGTCAGGCAGGGCTCAACGTTAAGgatttttttctactggccccaacacaaaaataaaaaataacacttttaaccatcatggctttaaatttgtttttaaaataaatattacgttttaagacaatttccccccaaaattgtatcacatttataatttgcaagatatgatttatgccttatgtaacccTATTTCAGCGCTTTACAAATATAAattcatcatattaacctcagccatttacgtatgtttttaagtgaagagttctgtggagCAAATTATGGGTTTTCCGTCACCCGTTTAGTCTTGCTGTCAACTTTTAAGCTCTGTGTAGTTTTCACAATCAGGATCAAATGTTTAGTCAcagagttaaagatttgattattggctgaatgttaTGCACATATGAATCTATGAGAGAGGAGACCTTGCTACTAAATCAGTTGTGATGTGTCCAGTATATTCAGTAGGTAGATATTATGCCTAATCTGTAAATTAAGAGTGTGGATATAAATTTGAaattagacaacccaaacaagaccaacactgactgatacacaaagcACAGAAAGAAAATATCTGTATGATCCAGAAACAAGAAGTGTAACAGGTGTTATGAGAAacatatgaagtagactgttttaaacagtcatcttcaccctgcagctgaacagctctgaaaaTAATAACCGTAGCGATTTTGCTTCTattcatatcaaacgccattagcatgtcgaattaatgtttacattttgaaaaacattacctaaatatataggcctacttgtattttggatactgagcagctcatAATTCCACCCACATGTATAaccggggtttaacaaagtttattaggttttattcagcgcttcatctctaaacTGCACTATTTTTTACTGTGGGAACAATACTTGTGCCCGTTCGAGTGCGCATGCACGTTAAACAGTGTTTACACTGCATGGAGAGATGAGAGAGAAATGAGCGGACAGAGATGGATTTACAGTCTTATAGAAATGTACTGTTGATTTtatgtgttccaatgtgtggactGCTAATTTTCAACATGTTAAAACGAAAAAAATTGGGAATTTCGTGCACTGTGATTGTGAACTGTGGAATGTGCGGGCCATCAGGTATCCCTTATTGTGGAGCCTTGGGTTAGGTATTCTAAAtaacataatatattttaaactctTCACTGTGTGTTTTTAATCCAGTGCAATGTAACAcccaaattaaatattttagggcagagcataataaatcaaaatatattaacTAGAAAAAAATTCTGatattattaatttccatgacttttccaggcctggaaatcacagaattccctgatatttccaggttttcgaTGACCATGGGAACTGATCAAGTTAACAACAAATGTAATGGATAATCTTTATAATGTTTAACTACTGGAGATGCAAAAGATAGTTTATTTGTAACTATTTTAACTGGGAAAAATGgttgtacacacacacaggggTGCCATAACATGCCACATATtattgccaatttttttttttttttttttttactttttgttttttgcaagcaacataaaattatatatttatataaataatcgaatggttcagttttttatttttgaggggATCATAAAAGTGACATTTTCACCGTCTGCTGCATTTTGTTTTAaggtgtttttaagtttaatgatTCTAATAATCACTTAACTTACTTGTTTTGAACATTTACTTTAACTTACTACCTGTTCAAACCCTAATTGCTGGGTGAGGAGGTACCAACAGTTTCCAGTTGTTGCTTCTGTCTGTTTGCGAAAACACCTTTTACTCATTTGAACGGGACATTTTACTGCATTCATTAAAGGAGCAacatgtaacattgacatcaagtgtttaaaatgggtactgcagtccaaattcaaaatattggagagagttgtctcccccaccCTCCTCCCCAGATTCGAAGATCACGCAAGTTGCCAGGTTGACACACGCAACAGTAACGAGCAacctgacaatggcaagcgacgagcgttacactgtaagttgatcagctaatgtatacgtttgcagtgtttttattgtttgcaaattataatccagctcatgtggattttttataactctgtcaatgttagctgtATTGCACAtctgtattgctggcttccatggctgaaGCGCGCTATGTTTGCTTGCTAACTTTTGTattaaatctggcaacccggggagGAAAATTGCCAATGGACGAAAGCACAAACAGAAATTTCGGCCCCGAATGgaaatttcaaagtagaatatactggttgtagcattgttttcggaaaagccagtatttcaagttagcatgtttcctaaatctctgataacatattatgataattttatgctttagtgcagtaaatatattacatattgcacctttaagttttaTGTTTGTAATTGTCATTAATAGGGGTGGGCTATATAAGCAAATATTGTACTCTGAAATATTgtactcagttttcattttaagcgTCTTTAGGTGTCTTCACTCTCCCCATGCTGTATTCCGAGAAAAgtgcacatttaaatgaaaaataacaaccAAATAACCATGGCTACAAACGCACATTCTCTACCAAACTGCACCACTTTTTGTCACGGCGAAAGCAAGGATACACAAACATTTATTGTGGTTGACAGTTGACACATTCCCGtccatatacagggttgggagggttacttttgaaatgtattcctctacagattacacgctgtaaaatgtaatttgtaacgtattctgttagattactcaaggtcagtaacgtattctaaatactttggattacttcttcagcactggtagattttttcacttgttttgactataaaaactctgtcagtacagtaagacaaaatacacgttaaaaatacattctctgaaaaaccgaaatatcttatgcagtgttgtttctaaaacaagataaatcaaattgatcatgtttacaggatttttagatatttttacaggaaaacaatacaaaaatgattatcaagaatatgattgatatttttgccctaatatcaaaggtcttactagaaaaaaataaattaaggtccaacatgaattttcttgataaaaaaaatatgatcgtgcttggtaacgtgcatgtaaaatgactagaaatagcattttagcttagcataaagctgacaatttacacaaggtttatttctatttcttctgctctaaacttacttcaaacttacttctctatctgctcatatgaatgtaacacatcataagaaagtgtttcaccgctgttcaaatgcactttggatcgcatcatttatacgtataaatgttttccatctgaaaggactaaatattaaataaaacaaatgacaataaaatgcaaagtaatctcttcggtaatccaaatactttttgaatgcaactgtattctaattaccaatgatttaaattgtaactgtagtggaatacagttacttttattttgtattttaaatacgtaatcccattacatgtattccgttactcaccAACCCTGTCCGTATATCGATGTAATCGGTATATCGCCCACCTCAAGTCACTTAAAACTGTTTCTTGACATCATCTTTTAACCTCCTATATCCCTTGACAAATCTTTTGAAGAAATAAACTATGCTCTTTGAGGTGCATGTGCACCTTCATGGTAGCTATGGAAATGGCTCACAAAAACCAAGCTAGCAAGCATTATCCACTACCGCATAGAAAAATGCTCAAAAGCTAACCAACAGCCAACATCTGCCAAGCTAGTAAGCAATTTACATAACGTTAAATATGGCaatccacattttgttttattactcctGACACATTTCCGCTGGTTTTAAGTTAAATGTGAGTATGTTGGCTACTACACTCAGCCATGCTATACACATGCACGGTTACATGTTAGTCTTTTAGAATAATACGAcgttaaaaataaaatggtaaaagtctaaatatataatacactataaacaaataatcaatatgTATTACAGATAGCTATTTTATCCTCACATTCGCTGCTCATGCTTCTCATCTTATCCAGGCGGGAAATACGGCCACTCTAAAGCAGCACATTCAGTTAAGCAGTAACCAATTgattttgaccaatcacaacgcGAAAGGTAAAGTCAGGACTGGATCACATATGTGGATTCTATTTTGAACTACCAGAGCTAAAAATGCAGGTTAAGGAAGCCGAAATAACGGATAAAAGTAGTATTGCCGGCAATACTGTCGGCGGCGGCCAtgagacagacacacacgcactacAACTCCCGGACGCATACAGATGTTTCCCATGATCCCTTGCTGAATTCGTGCCGCAAGTTCCGGTGAGTTTTCCGGTTCCTGTTCATTACACACTCACTAGACGAGATTCAAGATGTCTGGACTTCTGCGGGGAATCGCTAGAATCCGAGCCGTCCCGGTTCTGCGGGGATCAACCATCACCCAGCGAGCCAACATCGCAACACGACCAGCCAAGGACGCTGTTGGTCCTGCTGTAAGTATACAGTACAGAGCAGATCGTTTTCTTTTGCCTCAATGGGGACGCCATAATCTCCTTGCACTCACCTTTAGACTCGCTGTATTTGATCATAAGAAACATGCAGCATCATTTCAGATCACATCAAATCCAGACACTAATTGTGAATAGATCTGAACAATATTTTCGTATATATGTTGGAAGTTAGCGCCTCAtcaggcttgtttttttttttttttttttttttttttacagctgggCCGTATATTTGTTGTAGTGCACTAGAAAAAAACGAGGTCTAGTTAGGCATTAAATGCTTAGTTATAGAAGTAAATGAAAGAGTGTTTTATGGAAAACATTGAGGGTTTTAAGggttgttggaaaaattagaaAATCTAATATTTGAGATTTGCTATGAAGGTTTAAAACAAAATAGCCTAAAATTAGCCATCACACTGTAACTATAATGTccttattttaactttttgtagTAATATATAGATTGGGTCTTTCTATAGAATCCCATTTCTACTGTTTAACTCCTCACTCTGAATatattcaatataattttttgaCTATTATAACAAAGGTTTACCTGACAATACTTTGTCTGTTGGTGTCCTTTCACAGGAGACAGCAGTTGGACTGACATTGTTTTCTCTTGCCATCCTCGGACCAGCTGGGTGGGTTCTGGCCAACCTGGAAAACTACAAAAAGAAGGGTTCTGCTGACTTGGAGTGATTGACCTGTCACAGACTGAAAGCAGCTTGTCTTATTTTATTGCTTGGCTATGTTGGGACCACCATGTCACTGACCTTCAAATTTACCTGAATTGTGGAACAATATATCTCTTTTGAACCACCCAGCTTACCTCTCCATGCAACTGTTTACTTTCCACCAACCACTCCGGTCTTCAATACACTGAGCTGTTTGCTCgatgttaataaatgtgtaataacATGTCATCATTGGTGATTCAATTCTCCTTACATGGAGCttcttacattttaaataaacagttatttaaatcttaaattgtgtttgtgtttgttactGTTGTCTATGACATATTTGGCCTATATTATTTTGTCAGACAAGAATAAAGTGCTGTTCAACAAAAGCTAGTTGcataacatgtttacattttaagGGTCTTTGAGATtaaatctattgatttaaatagataaaggtgctgtaagccttttttattttttattttatggaatggtatggagaAAATGTTACTTactcctgaaagatatcactgagaTATCTcgccggtctctgtgacagcactacactgtgcaaacaacaaacaaaaatatgactgcgggccatggacacattctttgatcagccaatcagaagactttgatgtgactatttagcagagatgggccacttctattaaaattaatgggagaaactggaatgccccaATGGTCAACAAATGTAGAAACgaagtcctgccttacatgtaaaagagccaatcaccttttagatacagatatcgcctgtcaatcaactcgagaacacccatgcgcattagctatgcaAGCTgggaaaatgcatttttttttagcattatctgaggtaaagaaaaacaatttatgATTCCTGTGTTGTCATATTTtcttgctgatttgaaatatgttctttgattgtaatcttgaacaACCGTTTATGAGATTTCagtgtttccccattcaagtagataggaggtgCACTGTCATGAATGGAAaaagcctcccgagagcgttccaaagtagactgacttgctagaaagacttcgctgtcaatcattttgcatgttctcatagtgtAGTAGATGAAGCAGATCATTCAGTGTATTTTAGAGTGGATTATATGTTCAGCTCACATTATACCAGtaataatacgattcaagctttgcaaaggaactgttattgaaggatggggtagTTAAAACATTTGGACACGATTGCAAAAACCATTactaaacagtttcattcatgaatatttcatttgtCATGACTGTGTGATCATTTATGGTGCTGATTTCCTGTTAAAACCGGGCGCATCCACTGACACGATGcgatgcaacggcttgaggctgtctacactgggcacATCGACAAACTTTTTAATTTGgaatgggacatctgtttactgtcgacACAGTGTGATGCGCCGCAACGgacacttccatggtagacagcatcattgattataatgggttctattgcttttgacgagACGCGACTcttgcgtccggtgtagacagtgtgtgagtgttaacagttgtgcctgatataaacagtttaatatattcggatgcaatgtgttggatgtgtgttaagtgtaaaccctgatatttagatttataatgttgttaagctggttcattctcttcagattttatttaaaaaatgtctagaGGGGCTGcacatgttagccaatcataacagtgggtgtttacgttgaagttttaaggaggtgcttaaaCCGAGCGTTTCATACAGAGGGCCGGAGCCtgcaaaattatcatatattactaatttatgactgttttaatgcaaaaaaacaaaacaacaacaacaaaaaaaactgtacTACTactaaaactatataaaaaaagagcatctcatgacccctttaatttcaTATTCAGATACATAACtgttgtcagctgagggtgctattttgctagaCAACTGCAAGGTGATGGTCTCCATGCTATCTTTGGAGGGCGAGGGTTTGGAAAAAAGGGGCGTGTCTAATTTAATGGCCcagtcttgtggaagttccagaacagctaaaatcacttacaccACCTTAAATCGATCTGCTAGGCATGCATAGTAATATAGTTTGTGTTTGTACACTTGTGAATGTGACAAATACTAATTTGAAACAATTATATTTTGGATGATTATTGAGTCTTACAGTGAATGTTTCTAAAGATGAACAAAAGTACTGATGCATGACTGATCAATGTAAACAAATCTAGTACCCTAGTAAAGATAGATCTTTTGTTCTGAGATAACAACCTcagcggttttttttttttttttttttttttttgtaccataggagagagcttaacggtcaactagcgtgttacgacagaaagtcaccgtttgcggataccatacaaatgaatggggagagccgtaaactgataCCTACCTATCGCAAAATTGtccgtgtcttctcttataaaacagggATATTATTTTAGTAAGCACCACACATAGTCCATTCCAAAAGgaatgtttagtgtaaaacatgttggaGATTAGCGGACAGGCAGTCAATTAATTAAAAGATGAGTTGTTtcttcacaaaagcagtttattcagcacatagaagcatctcctccatagacatccatttaaATAAAACGGCCTCCGGTTTCCTTGCTAGTGTACCGCCCATATAATATCGATGGGACCGCCTCGTTATACATAGTACTAGAAtattggtagaagggctctgataAAGAATACTCAGCCGTAAGTTGTTTCTAGTCGATCAGGTGACCGGAAATGATTGATCAGCTGGAACATGGCGGAGGAGCAACCACAGGAGATCTCTCAAAAAGATGCGGATGGTGAGGATTAGTGTCCCGGAGTTGGTACCAGAATGAAGATTTGGTTGCTGCAGTTTGTAAATGTTGCCTTTAATGTTATTTTGAGATGAGAATACATCAGGAATTAAACGGAAGTGCAGCCAGTGGTTTGCTAACTTGCTAATAACAATagctgagaaaaaaaattattgtttatgttttaaagCAGCTGTTACATTGTCCAGAAAATAATAACACGGCGTAAGTGATTATTAGCTAGGTATAAACGTTTGACAAACGAAGACGCTTTCCCCTATGATAAGTTAGGTTTAAAATACATTAATGGACAGTGGAAATCACCTGCACTATGAAAACAAAATGTAGAAAGCCACTCCACTGTTTGTGATAGCAACATTTATGTTTCACATCTAACTATTCAGGGAAGGAAGATATTTGCAATTGAGAGACTGTTGAGAGGTTATATTTTGGGATTTGTAAATGTTTACACTTAATTATATTTGTTCTCTAACAGGGCTGAATTGTCTTGCATATGATGAGGCAATTATAGCACAGCAAGATAAGATTCAGCAAGAGGTAATTgttctcattttaattttgttttgttgttgttgttttacaatCTATGCACAGGTTATTCCTCTAGCGATAAAGGTATTTTCTGCAGTGCAGTTAGTGGTTTGGTACTCTTAAAAGAAGTGTAAGTAAATATATGAAAGAAAGTGCCtagagtaaatatatatatatatatatatattttaaatttcatCATCTAGAAATTTCTCCTTGTGAGAAATAATTTACTAATGAATGGAAAAGGAAAATCCTTGGAAATGTATTGGCAAAAAGTGTGGAACCCTGACTATTTTtgatgttttaatatatatagaGAGATGCCATTTTTCTCCAAAGCATCCAGAGaatctgataattttgcagtggtcccttaattttttccagagctgtatgtatgtatgtatatatatatattttatatatatgagagagagaaagagagagagagagagatattctcATTATTGCATGGAAAATTGCGAGTTTCAATCTTTAACCCAGCCTGAATGTTATTCCAGATAGCCACCAGTATCCCTCTGGTGTCGGAAAGACAGGACCTTGCTGTCCTTAAAAGGGAGTATGCTAAAGATGATGCCATTTACCAGCAGAAGATAAGAGTAAGAACATAATTTTTCATAAGTGAActctacttttttttattatgaaatcaGTAAGGGTTATTTTTTACAGTTATTGTTAAGAATTTAGTAGAGAGTGAAGCATAAAGTTTATAATCTCTTCAACCAAATTGTATCCATAAATTATCATTATCCAGGTGGAAGTCTCTTTGTACTATAATCACATACCCTGAAGGGAAGAGTgaatataatgtttatttattctcaAATAAAGTCCCAGCTTCCCCCGTCCTGTGTCTGTGTTCCCTTCAAGTAAACTGTTTTGTTAACAGGATTTGCAAAAGAGGTACTCATCTATACGCAAAACACGGCCTGATGGAAACTGTTTCTACAGAGCATTTGGCTTCTCACATCTGGAGTCTTTACTTGAAGACAGCAAAGAATTACATAGGTAACCTTCATTCAAGCCTTGTTCAAATGAAGTGAATAAACACAATTGTTTTAGTTCCATTGAGCACTCATTTTATGTGAAATTGTGAGGAGAAGGTGATAGTGGTcaacttaaagggatggttcacccaaaaataaaaattctctcatcatttactcacactcatgccatccccagGGCCGCATTAAGGTGGTCCTGGGCCCCGGGGCTTATCGTTTTGCTGGGCCCCTGTCTGTCATCAGAGCTGTTTTCACTTGATGATCACGCGCTACACGGATGATCATGTGcaccctctctgtgtttacatgagcgTCTCACGCAGAATGCGTTTACATATGCACCCTCCCGAGAACGGCGCCGGGAAAATACCATGACTGGAGTTCAGGGCCCCCCGCTGTCGCGGGTAAGCTTAAGCCGAGGTAAGCCCGTGCATTAATGCGGCCctggccatcccaggtgtgtatgactttctttcttctggtgaacacaaaagaagatttttaaatgaatatttcagctctgtaggtccatacaatgcaagtgaatggtgtcaaaTGAAAATCTGAATATTCGTAGAATTGAAGAAAAATAcgcacatttgaatgctaaaactgcgcgttcgaattttggatgtgtgccaagcactggtgATGACTTCAGACcgatcgcattcttgcgctaaaaaagtcTAGATGATGCACaacaaaataaagtttaatagAAACCAGGTGTTTCGAGACgtgttttaaagttctttttaacttgacacggcatctaaaaaacagtgctcctgcacgagacactgtgtaaacaaaaacaaagcgaaacaaagatgttcgtctagcgtgtttacatagaaaaacaaaagtaaaactagatggttgcaaaagcgtttggtgtgaacagccccttacagtaggtggaggtctttggccgttgtgtcttgctctcttatcagcatttCTTAGATTAAGCAATGGGTTTATCTGTAAAGGAGTTCAAGTTGGAAATGTGTGTATCGAGATCCTCGTGTTCTGTTACTTTCaattgtgttccgtctgtttgaacagcccctgaccaGGGATCATGagccgagttcagccgaataccactgctgtcTGGGAATAATTCTACCTTACATACagctgtaattaatgaaaaacactgtggtatatCTCTGTTATTGTGAAGTTTGAGTCTGTGGTAGTATATACTGTGGCACTAATGCAAGTGTAATaccatgttaacacagaactgcctACAGAAGCGTTTCCCCCCTCGTTTTACATTTGAATTAAAATGTGAGAATATGAACCgactaaaacattttgtttttattttattttatgcactttagtttaaaatggagtgttttttttaacagccaggaatgttctttgcaataatataacatgGTGCTGTATGGTGATATGTATTcaatgcgccctcttgtggactaaggaaataaCGTCTAttaaaaaaatcagctgactttaaaattctaattgaatttgaatttagaatattttcaaggtaaaaattcaaatttagtttctctgcccaattgacagccctaaaaggcagcattaaagtaatccataagactccagtggttaaatctatatcttcagaagctatatgataggtctgggtgagaaacagatcaatatttaagtcctttttttttttttttactataaattctcctccctacccagtaggtggcgatatccatggagaatgcaaatcaccaaaaataaaagaacaagaatgtgaaagtggagatttatagtaaaaaaggacttaaatattgatatttttctttgAGATTGGCAAGGATTTCTTGAGCAGAAAGGTAATTTAGTCCTTTTTAATTGAGGAAAAGTAACATGGCATGATATAATTGCAGAACAATACAATGCACTGTAGcaataattaaatttattttacatgtcatgcagtgtgacatgctatactcttttaaacagcatttagctaattctattataattattatgcgtacagttttatttttttctccccaatttggaattcccaatgcgctctaagtcctcgtggtggtgtagtgactcacctcaagccAGGTGACGGAGGATggatctcagttgcttccgcgtctgagaccgtcattccgcgcatcttatcacatggcttgttgagcgcgttaccgtggagacgtagcgcgtgtggaggcccacgctattctccgtggcatccacgcacctctcaccatgcgccccaccaagagcgaggaccacacattatagcgaccatgaggaggttaccccatgtgactctatccttcctagcagccgggccaatttggttgcttaggagacctggctggagtcactcagcacaccctggattcgaactcgcgactccagggatggtagtcagcatcaacacTCACTGAGCTACCAGGCCCCTGTTTTATGACCTGATTAATTGATTTCCTGTAATATTTATATGttcaaaattcatttgtcacactacaggaccatttaaaataaattagtgaaggcaaataatgagacaattttcatttttgggtgaacgatccctttaaaaaGCTCCTATAGCTTTCGGCACATTCCTGAAAGATCCTGTTGTAACTCACAGTTATTGGTTACGTTAACTTGGCAGGTTCAAGGCCATTGCTGCTAAGAGTAAACTAGATTTAGTGAGCCAAGGTTTCACAGAATTCACCATTGAAGATTTTCATAACACGGTAAGTCCTACTCCTTTGCACTGGGATTACAATGCACCCTTTGAGAAGCTCAGCCCACATTGGTTACTGTTTTCACA
Proteins encoded in this region:
- the LOC127428491 gene encoding cytochrome c oxidase subunit 8B, mitochondrial — encoded protein: MSGLLRGIARIRAVPVLRGSTITQRANIATRPAKDAVGPAETAVGLTLFSLAILGPAGWVLANLENYKKKGSADLE
- the LOC127428490 gene encoding ubiquitin thioesterase OTUB1-like, producing MAEEQPQEISQKDADGLNCLAYDEAIIAQQDKIQQEIATSIPLVSERQDLAVLKREYAKDDAIYQQKIRDLQKRYSSIRKTRPDGNCFYRAFGFSHLESLLEDSKELHRFKAIAAKSKLDLVSQGFTEFTIEDFHNTFMDLIETCDKQPSVGELLSSFNEQSVSDYLIVYMRLVTSGYLQREEDFFQHFIEGGRTVREFCQQEVEPMSKESDHIHIIALAQALNVCIQVEYMDRGEGGTVNHHIFPEDGEPKIFLLYRPGHYDILYK